TGCCAATTTGGGGCACTCAACTAAACCAcggatcttctttttttggttttgctgAGATAGTCCTTGATGTTCTTTGCAACTTAACAAATCGCCCCGTTAGTCTAAATTCGGATTCTCTTAACCTGGGCTTAGATTGATTAACCTAAAATGGGCTTTACTTTGATTGTGGCCCATTTCTCCTTATCTAATTAAGAAAATTCCAAGAATGTGAATGGGTTCCGACAATTCAAACAAGATATTTCTGTTTAGGAGACTTCAAAGTCTTTGTTTTCATctgccaagaaaaaaaaatctgtaaaagATATTTTGTGTCTGTGGTGGTAAATAAACCCTTATCTTGAAGCTATATATTAATTACTCTTCATTCATCCatttcaaaagagttttatcATCAGATCGGTTCCCATGGCTGCAGCTGCTAACACCGCCGTTTTTGTATCTCCTTCGCAGCCTTTATCCTCTAAACGCAATTTTTGTAAGTCTTATTCTACTTCTTTGTTGTTAATTTGTATACTCAATGATCTATAGCATGTAAAATCTGATGCTTTTTAAAACACATATATAGTGTACAGTTCAACGGTTAGTCCAATACAGAGGAGATTTCCAAGGAGTAAACTTGAGCTGCAAGTAAAAGCTGTTGCCACCACTCTTGCACCCCTCGAAGAGATCAAAGAGTATGTCTTCTTGTTAGTTTGATTGATATAAGAATAAAAGTATAGATTAACATAGTTGATGGTTGATTAATTTGTGTAGATATAAGCTTCCTTCATGGGCAATGTTCGAGATGGGGACAGCTCCAGTGTTCTGGAAAACCATGAACGGGCTTCCTCCAACCGCGGTAAATTTCTCTAGCAATTTTCTCATGCTAACATCAAAGTTTAGGCTCGTTAACTCAAACCTCTTATAAAACTTTCTTAAATTAATTAGGGTGAGAAGTTGAAACTTTTCTACAATCCAGCTGCAACCAAACTCACTCCTAACGAGGACTATGGGGTTGCTTTCAACGGTGAGTTTCTCATACAACATCTTATTaacttttatttgaaaattttcccAATTAGTTGACGCTGGTAACTAAGACTCATTTATGGGGTTTACATAGTCCAGTCCTATGGACTAATAAAAATGGAAAGAAATTATTCAACTGGTTACTAATGGTGCAGGAGGATTTAACCAACCAATCATGTGTGGTGGAGAACCAAGAGCAATGCTTAAGAAAGATCGAGGCAAAGCCGATTCTCCCATTTACACTATGCAGATTTGCATTCCTAAGCATGGTCCGTTTTTACATAATCAAAACCAGAGCACTACTAATTCTTATGtgataaaatagttttataagtagtataattttttgacattttcttttttctgtGAATTATTTTCAGCTGTGAATTTGATATTCTCGTTCACCAATGGAGTCGATTGGGATGGTCCATACAGACTTCAGTTCCAAGTCCCCAAGCGATGGCAAAACAAACCTATTGAGTTCTTCAATGAGGTACTGGACGTACAATCTAGTACTGTACATTTATTTGTGCATTAACacccaaaaaaaactcattaataGGGTCTAGCTAAAGAGTTGAGCCAAGATGGAGCCTGTGAGAGAGCAATATTTCCTGACTCGAACATAGTTGCAACACGGTGCACTATGATTGCCAACTTGACGGTCGAAGGAGTATGTATCTAAccaactatatatatactacAATTCATTTGTTATATACactttttaacatatttaagGTTCTTAACATATTTCAGGGAGATAGATGCAATCTGGACCTTGTTCCTGGGTGCATGGATACAAACTCAGAACATTTCAACCCGTTGGCTAATGTTGATGATGGCTCTTGCCCTCTTGAGTTATCTGATTCTGATGAATAGAACTCATCTTTATTCATGTAAATATATACACACAGATATGTTGGTTTTAGTATATAATAGTAAAAAAACAAGGTAAACCTTTCTTCTGGAGAAAGAATGTGAAAAGTTCTGCCACGCGCCGTATTTATCTGGGTTAGCAGCAGATTTAAATTCGGGTTTCTTAGAGATCCACAGAACGTCTTGTACCGCCCGAGCACAGACGTGTGGTTCGGTATTTAATAGTATGTTAGTATACATGTAGTAACTGAAATGTCACTcagtgatttttatttaattataaaagagCTTGATACTTAAAAAATCTGACTCTCTTTAGCCACCGACTATTTAGAAATGTTAACATGTTGATCTATTTATTACTTGAACTAACATACATTGGGGAAACTTCTGAACAACAAAAAGACCGTAAATAAAGTATGATCTATTGCTTTCCGTGGACCAAACTATTAATGAATAATAATCATGGATCGGTGTACCTGTCCCGTTAACTTATACGAAATCCACTTCACCTACCAATGGAAAACAAGACACATGCTCACTAAAAATAGTGAAGAAGTACATTCAAAGTTCACTAAGTGGTAGCCAATGAGTTTTGGCAGTCTCACCTCACCTGTAACTCCTAACATTGACTTGAATGAAATAGTTGTACAAAGACGATAAGAAACTCCTATAACTTCACAACAACGTACAGGTTTAGTTAGGTTAAACTGCTATCTAATCCTTTTCAGTCAGAATCATcggaaagaaaataaatttaattcattggacatcaattaaatttaatatattttcaagttcaactaaacatttaaaaagaaaacaaaattaattgactagCGAGTCTTTAGAAATCAAACTAAAACCATTGCCTAAATTGTGTCTTTTGCTCATCATCTCTTCGTACTTCCCGGCCAACGAGTCAAAGAGAATCCCAGCGCCAACTCCGACAGCAAGATCGATGGTGTAATGTCCTCTCGTCCCGAGCAGCCTTATCGATTGTAATACATTGAGGATGTCAAAAAGCATTGCTAGTCTCAACCTCTGCATTCTCCTCATGTCTAAGGATGCTATCATCGAACCGGCGACGTGACCCGAGTAGAAAAGGAAGAATGAGACGTTTCCCACAGGAAAATCGACTCCTGATCCTAAAAACTCCTGTAAAAAAAGTCAAATAATTGCTTTTGACACTTTTTAATACAACATGTTAACAGCAACGAGACATAGTAATGCCTAATTATGATGATACTACTAATTAACTAACCTAACCCCCGCAAGTTAAAGAAGTAAATACAAACCACTACAATTACCCTCTCATTGCTTATAATCAAATTACTGcttttatttcaaattaaatacTATCGTTTTCAATATACTAGTACTGTATTTGACATCATACTAAATAACTTAACCCTATTCAAAATgaacataaaattcataaacTAATTGTTTTGTGAgatattaatctttaattagAGTCCAGGTTATCAAAACATTTGggtatatattcatataaagttACAACCTGTTTCCTATACGGTAGTGGCCAAGGGAGAAAATCAGACGCCCAACAATATTTGGCGACTTTACATAATTCATCTATTTTGTTACAACATCATTTAGTTATTATAATCTATATTTTTCATAGAGAGAGTGAGATGTAAAGATTGGGACCTGAGGGAGAGGGAGCTGAGTAGAGTAACCAAGAATACCGCGACAAGTAAACATGAAGCAAGCCGAGATGGTGGCTCGTGGTCTTCCTTCCATCAACCATGTCCATACAATATACGTAGTTTGCATCCCTACGAACACCTGTCTCCCACCACCATccaaacaaaagttttaaatagttaaaaagtACAAAAGTCAAATCTATCCAATCTCTTTGCATTGCATGTGATCACGTCTCCATATCACCCATGTGTTACTTTTTAATGGGTTTTAACTTTAAAGTTTATAAAGCATTCTATTATACTACTATAGTGCAACTATTTCgttataaagaaacaaacaaacaaaatggcAGTTGTTAAAAAGAAGATTAGACTTAACTACTAAACAAAGCGATTACATTAAATACATTTGTGTCCACTAGTTTATCTACTAACACCATTATTCCACTCTTAGGAAATTTCATTGCATGTTGATGTTTACAGTTGACAGCAAAATTCCAGCCGGAGAATTAATCACCTCACAAAATAAAGGAAAAGATCTGAGATTTGTTCCCATCACTAccacaatttaatttatttgactAATTCAATAATTTATTACTTACGATTTaaatgataaagaaaaaaaaacaaaaagttaggTGAGGCATGAGGAATTGATGATAAATcatttaatagttgttttaaccCCTAAGttaatctctctctctgcaTACCGTGTTTAGTGCGGCTAAAACGGTGTTAAGACCCGGTGAATTTGCCAAGACGCGGTTCAGAGAGCGCGTGGCCACAAACCCAACATCGAACGGCTCAGACCTCGCGGGAATCATCTGAAGCGTATACTCGACGCCCATGAAGAACAGAACTCCAAGCGCGAACACACACGGTATCCAATGGACTCTCGCCACGTAGATAGCGTCACGCGCCGTCCATGTCATAAACGACGCCTTTCCTCCTCCATTGGCGTAGCCGTCGTCTGTTTTCTTAACAATGTTGTTCTCCATTGATGGGACGGTTCCGTCAAAGGCGACGTCGTTAGAGTGATGTCCGTTAAGAGAGTTAGATCTGCGACGGAGAGGGACGCCAGTTTCAGTTGACATAAGCGTCAGAGATGGGTTATATAAGAGGCAGAGATTTCGAAGGAggtattgttttatattttgtgaACTGTGGAAGGAAGATTGTTTGGTCTACAAAAATTCATACGAAAACGATGAGTATTGAGTTTCGAGAGCTACGTTTACGCAAAGTCTTTgccttattatttttttctctgttttctctctttgttggGCTTTACTTTACTTTTGTACCAACATGTTGTTAAGTtctttttatatgttaagtttgaTATTTTAGACGACCAAATGAAATGTTCCCTAATTTTTATATGTCAAGTTTGATATTTTAGACGACCAAAAGAATTGTTccctaatttttataataaatattgttgtaaagtaaattttttgatacaaaataattattgttatagaattttaatgcaaaatttatcgaTTTTCTatgctttataaatatttatattttccattttatttttgattggtcaaaaatatgattaaatgtatacttaatgatattttatttggaaaatatacaaaatctgtgtaaacaaatttaaaatgacacttaaaataaaatgaagagATTATAGATATAAGACTATGAGATTCTCTCgttactaaaataattatagtttTCAGACAAAAACATGTTAGTGGTGTGTGTATGCATATTAAGTGCTAACAATGTGTATATACTCTAATTCAAGATTATGGAGAATATCAAGAGATTTGATGCTTCGTTGTATGCATCAGACATTAGTTTATTCAACtgagtattatattttattttttgggcGCAATCATCTTTGACGCTTTTTTAAGATaagtattgaaaaaaaaagatttaagtttttttagttCTCCAAACCGCGAAAGCCTCTGATTAATCATCTAGTATCGACAATAAATAAGTCtaagaattttatataaaagttaGATACTCACATTATCTAATCACACATATAAATAAATCTAAATGGTAGATTTCAAACTTAAAacgtttgctgtcaaaaaaaaaaaaaacttaaaacgttTAGAATCTTTCTGGAACCCACCGTACCACCCAAAATCATATCGGTGGTTTAGAGGGTGTTATTGAATTGAGTTATTTTATAGAATTGAGTGGAATTTAAATCCATACCTAAATTCAGTGTTATTGGATTGAGTATttggtaaataaaatttaaatccaTTGAAAACCAATGTTattcgatattttttaaatttaattagaaTTCAGTTATGGTGAATTTTAATGGAATTCAATGTAtctttttaactaaaacaaatcctattttttttatcaatactTTGAAAAAAACGAGACTTGGATATCTTTTCCATCAAAGTACTTGCATACTTAAATTCCAATACTTATTCCAATTACCCAATTCGGGACTAAGTATTGAACTTCCACAATGTAGTAAACGAAAACATAGAAGACGTTTATAGTAGGTATGCATATAAACATAATCGGTTATAGAATAAACTCTGAAATTTAGTTGTATagaagaattttaaattttatagattcatacagatttaagataattatttaaattctcAAAGGTATACAAAATGTAAATCATGTAATTGTCTACATATTAACGAAACTCAAGGCGATGGTGATTTTGTATGTTTTTCACACAAACTAGACTACTACGTGCCTGTCTAATCACTCAATCAGACGGGTTTGTCTAAAATGGTCTATGCTTGGATTTGGGCCATTGTTGATGTTTCTTTGATTCATTATTTCTTaactttaataaaaagtatCGACGTACAAATAGATCTCACAATAATATAGATTCTGATTTAGAATTATGCACTCACCACATCCATCAATTtccagtttcttttttttttctcagtaaAGACTCAACCATACGTAAAGTGTGCAGTTATTAAGTCATCATTTACAAAGTTACAATAATAAAGCGGCTGTGTGAATAAATAACATATGTCGactaaaaacacattaaacaacGTTGTTAAAACTATCCATATACAAACTTGTAATGaacttttcttctcttttttagCACATCTTGTTATGAACATTCGTTATTTTTATGGTACTGCATATTATGGTCTCACAATATATATACTTGGTGATTCTCCCATGGTCATGAACGTGCgacattataattaattaatatttactttgcttttaaataaatttacaatttatatgtataatttatattattttaattagacataTGATTTTGGGTATGTTATATCTAGTCAGTTTGGTTGTATTTTGAATCAACAATCAATTTGTTTATCACTTGGGTATATTGAATTgcaaataaaactataatatattattataaatatagttaatttttattaaatttttatttgcatttagattgattattttcttagatatgtaaatatattttggtaagattatatataacgtaatatatattgtgcttagaataatattatagatatatatatatatatttaactagcATAAAAAGTAAAGACcaatttacttatttttaaataactttaaattaaatttatgataaatttaaatttaatataatatcaaaACTTTGTTTGTTAATCTAATTGGATGGTGTAAAAAATTATTCAGTTTTCAATTGGAATTCAGTTTGAGataccaataaaaatattatatctaagTGTTAAAgttcatataaaatatgtagaaaaataatatttttatataaagaataagaaatattttaacTAGTTTTAAATTgatcataataattttatatttaatactgAATATTAAAAGAGACAtgtaaacaataattttatatttaatactgAATATTAAAAGAGACATGTAAACACATCTAGAATATGATTTgaatttagtcaaaaaaaaaatgccaagCCATCCCATgttatcaaataataaaaaatttacatatatacgaCTTTTAATTTCTGCCCAATAGGCTTTCGGAAGGAGACTAATATAAATAGTAATAGATATTTTATCGTCAAAATAAATATACGCGTCACGCGCGTCTGTGTATGTGTATAAATAGAATCCTTGggaaggaggaggagagagTGTCCATATCATAATCATTCGTTAATCAAATTGCAAAATCTAACTTCCGCACACCCACAAAGGCCAcacaccaaataaaaaaaatggaattagttgaagagaagaaggctccaaaagaagaaaagaagatgggAGAAAGAAGAGTTGTGGTGGACAAAGCTTATCTATACGATGAAGACAAACCACTTACCGTCTGCAAAACATCTCTCTTCCACACCGGCGATGGTTTCACCGCCTACGACTGTAACGGCGATATCATCTTTAGGGTCGATTCCTACGGTAGAGATAACGACGAGTTGGTCCTCATGGACGCCACCGGAAAGTGTCTCCTCACCGTTAAACGCAAGGTTAAAAACCATTTAattaactactataaaattattatattaagttGATCCATATATCGTCTCTCTCTGGTGGATTATATAATTGTAAAGAAGTTTTATTGAATGTGTATCGTTTCTTGTTCTTGATAATCTTGAATTATTGGTCTAACTTCgatgaatattattatttttggttagAAAAGGATCTAAAAGAATTGTTTTGAGCTACACAGAATCTAATAAACTATTCGTTTTAGTCGAGTTCTGAGTCAGTCGCTATACCAGTTACTGAGTTAACTCGTTTTTTAATGAACAGAGACCTACTCTGCATCAGAGGTGGGAAGGTTTTCTCGGGGAGAGATCGGAGGGTCAGAAACCGATCTTCAGCGTTCGGAGATCGTCGATAATCGGGCGGTGCACGATGGAAGTAGAAGTATACGACGGAAGCGGAGAAGAGTACACCATAGACGGCGACTTCTCCTTACGAAGCTGTCTCATATACGACACGGAGAAGCGAACCGTGGCTGAGATCAAACGCAAAGTGGACATGTCAACGAACGTGATGCTTGGACGAGATGTGTTCGCTCTCGAGATCAAACCCGGTTTCGACGGCGCTTTCGCGATGGGTTTGGTCCTCGTGCTTGACCAGATCAACGGTGATGATCCCGTTGAGATTGGTGATGAACAAGTACACCCTTTTGTCGAGGATTAgtttctctctatctctcacTTTCACCTCGTCAAGTCTTTGTTCAGGTTTTAAACCAATCGAATCTAATCTTTGGGTTTTGTCAAATCTTTGGATTTGGACATTTGAGGTTGTTTGTATGTCAGTCATTAATGTTGTTACGTTACATAATATATAGTCTATGTCTCGTGAACTTTGTTGACTATATGTTGATGTTACAAAGTTCTTGTCTTCTTTTTAATTCATGTATACATGCATTATATCAGAAATTGTTCAAAAAACTTTTTAGATCTCGAGAGTTTCAATTGCGTCgtaaaaaattaacaatttgATCATGTGTTGTATAAACTTATAAGCTTAATTAATATATGGTGTTGGCTGCAATACCGACCTATCGACGTATACTAACTAATCTTTACTAAACCACGTAACGTGTAATGTACATATGTGTAGGCAAGTGGAATTTTTATACATAAGTCTAGTGATTCGtgaatatatattactatttgtAGGTGTCAGTTGACATAAGATCAGAGAGTGCCTAAGTTTATTAAATCATAAATAGAAGGTGGACGAATAAAGATTCGATAAAATAATTACTAACATGGGAATCTAATAAAGAGAGAAGATATATCTTGACTACTTGCTCCCACTGGccactataaatatatatgattcgTTATCGTAATCAAAATTTTCATGCTTTCGTAAGTGCACAATTAGTTATATAGAGATACTTGCACGTAGCCATAATCCTTACACTATGAATAAACACATGCACATGTAATTACAGTAAGTTCTTATATTAACACTGAAAAGTTAGGAGGTATATCGAAAAAATCAAGAATTTACGGggtttaaaaataatacatcTCTCTAAACCAAAGGGgttaattagaatttttttttttggttatcgTTAATTATAAATCTTTGAAAACATAACTCTCACGACAAGGGTAACAAACGGTGAAGAACTagaaacatgaaaacaaaagcCGAAACAAGAGCGTTCAAGGACGTCCCAAATCGAGACCGTGTGGCAGAAGAGTACTTGAGTCCGGTGAAACCAATGTCGTAGGCAATACTACCGTCAGGTTTAAAAAGGCCGAAGTTTCTCTCGGAAGTGGGACCCGGTTTCAGATTCTCGTTGAATAGTGCAAACACGTAAGCTCTCGCCACCATGTCTG
This region of Brassica napus cultivar Da-Ae chromosome C5, Da-Ae, whole genome shotgun sequence genomic DNA includes:
- the LOC106399461 gene encoding phosphatidylcholine:diacylglycerol cholinephosphotransferase 1-like — translated: MSTETGVPLRRRSNSLNGHHSNDVAFDGTVPSMENNIVKKTDDGYANGGGKASFMTWTARDAIYVARVHWIPCVFALGVLFFMGVEYTLQMIPARSEPFDVGFVATRSLNRVLANSPGLNTVLAALNTVFVGMQTTYIVWTWLMEGRPRATISACFMFTCRGILGYSTQLPLPQEFLGSGVDFPVGNVSFFLFYSGHVAGSMIASLDMRRMQRLRLAMLFDILNVLQSIRLLGTRGHYTIDLAVGVGAGILFDSLAGKYEEMMSKRHNLGNGFSLISKDSLVN
- the LOC106401904 gene encoding protein POST-ILLUMINATION CHLOROPHYLL FLUORESCENCE INCREASE, chloroplastic; translation: MAAAANTAVFVSPSQPLSSKRNFLYSSTVSPIQRRFPRSKLELQVKAVATTLAPLEEIKEYKLPSWAMFEMGTAPVFWKTMNGLPPTAGEKLKLFYNPAATKLTPNEDYGVAFNGGFNQPIMCGGEPRAMLKKDRGKADSPIYTMQICIPKHAVNLIFSFTNGVDWDGPYRLQFQVPKRWQNKPIEFFNEGLAKELSQDGACERAIFPDSNIVATRCTMIANLTVEGGDRCNLDLVPGCMDTNSEHFNPLANVDDGSCPLELSDSDE
- the LOC106401843 gene encoding protein LURP-one-related 12-like; translated protein: MELVEEKKAPKEEKKMGERRVVVDKAYLYDEDKPLTVCKTSLFHTGDGFTAYDCNGDIIFRVDSYGRDNDELVLMDATGKCLLTVKRKRPTLHQRWEGFLGERSEGQKPIFSVRRSSIIGRCTMEVEVYDGSGEEYTIDGDFSLRSCLIYDTEKRTVAEIKRKVDMSTNVMLGRDVFALEIKPGFDGAFAMGLVLVLDQINGDDPVEIGDEQVHPFVED